From Deinococcus terrestris, one genomic window encodes:
- the rplI gene encoding 50S ribosomal protein L9 — translation MQVILLEPGRLGQTGDVVNVKPGYARNFLIPRGMATPANAANMKTLEAQLRSRKKQQEKQKAQAEDLASRLNGVAVELSVRAGEGKIYGAVTHSNVADALDQLGFDVDRRRIEMPKTVKEIGEYDIVYRAHPEVSIPMKLVVHAQK, via the coding sequence ATGCAAGTGATCCTTCTGGAACCCGGCCGCCTGGGTCAGACGGGCGACGTGGTGAACGTCAAGCCCGGCTACGCCCGCAACTTCCTGATTCCGCGCGGCATGGCGACTCCCGCCAACGCGGCCAACATGAAGACCCTGGAAGCCCAGCTCCGCTCGCGCAAGAAGCAGCAGGAGAAGCAAAAGGCTCAGGCCGAGGACCTCGCCAGCCGCCTGAACGGCGTGGCCGTGGAACTCAGCGTCCGTGCGGGCGAGGGCAAGATCTACGGCGCCGTGACCCACAGCAACGTGGCCGATGCGCTGGACCAGCTCGGCTTCGACGTGGACCGCCGCCGGATCGAGATGCCCAAGACCGTCAAGGAAATCGGCGAGTACGACATCGTCTACCGCGCCCACCCCGAGGTCAG
- the rpsR gene encoding 30S ribosomal protein S18, which yields MTQGNSAERKPRGKGPKRPRKPKVDPFSIGELEITDYKDVKMLRRFVSDTGKILPRRRTGLSAKHQRRISQTIKIARQLALLPYTEKLVRK from the coding sequence ATGACCCAAGGAAACAGCGCCGAGCGCAAGCCGCGCGGCAAGGGACCCAAGCGTCCCCGCAAGCCCAAGGTTGATCCGTTCTCCATCGGGGAACTGGAAATCACCGACTACAAGGACGTGAAGATGCTTCGCCGGTTCGTTTCGGACACTGGCAAGATTCTTCCCCGCCGCCGCACCGGTCTCTCGGCCAAGCACCAGCGCCGCATCTCGCAGACGATCAAGATCGCCCGCCAGCTCGCGCTGCTGCCCTACACCGAGAAGCTGGTCCGGAAGTAA